One Bradyrhizobium zhanjiangense DNA segment encodes these proteins:
- a CDS encoding ABC transporter ATP-binding protein produces MTDELPRTDAAANAASGDQHPAAGQPLLRIEGVAKTFGTFRAVDGVSLDIKAGEFFALLGPSGCGKTTLLRMLAGFEAPDEGRILLGGQDIAQALPHERPINMMFQSYALFPHLSVRDNIAFGLKRAGMARADIASRVAEMVALVKLEGLEKRKPDQLSGGQRQRVALARALARRPQLLLLDEPLAALDKKLRESTQAELMELQRRLGMTFIIVTHDQEEAMTMASRIGVMNAGKLAQVASPRELYEAPRSRWIAEFVGDVNLFEGEFKLRDGHRLIIATREAGTLVAAEPREPVSEAKLSVAIRPEKVKLSRRGPVFEAGRETAINSLDGVIADICYLGGTTTYKVKLDDGGMVQASVVNSARLDVDAYSVNQNVVAWFTPDDCVVLPS; encoded by the coding sequence ATGACGGACGAGTTGCCCAGAACAGACGCCGCGGCCAATGCGGCCAGCGGAGATCAACATCCGGCGGCCGGGCAGCCGTTGCTGCGCATCGAGGGCGTCGCCAAGACGTTCGGGACGTTCCGTGCCGTGGACGGCGTATCGCTCGACATCAAGGCCGGCGAGTTTTTCGCGCTGCTTGGTCCGAGCGGCTGCGGAAAGACCACGCTTTTGCGCATGCTCGCCGGCTTCGAGGCGCCGGACGAGGGGCGCATCCTGCTCGGGGGTCAGGATATCGCGCAGGCCTTGCCGCACGAGCGTCCGATCAACATGATGTTCCAGAGCTACGCGCTGTTTCCGCACCTGTCGGTGCGCGACAACATCGCTTTCGGCCTGAAGCGTGCCGGCATGGCGCGCGCCGACATCGCCTCGCGCGTGGCGGAGATGGTCGCACTGGTGAAGCTCGAGGGACTTGAGAAGCGCAAGCCCGACCAGCTCTCCGGCGGCCAGCGCCAGCGCGTGGCGCTGGCCCGTGCGCTGGCCCGCCGTCCGCAGCTCCTGTTGCTCGACGAGCCTCTCGCCGCACTCGACAAGAAGCTGCGCGAGAGCACGCAAGCCGAGCTGATGGAGCTGCAGCGCCGGCTCGGCATGACCTTCATCATCGTCACCCACGACCAGGAGGAGGCGATGACGATGGCGAGCCGGATCGGCGTGATGAATGCCGGCAAGCTGGCGCAGGTTGCGAGCCCGCGCGAGCTCTATGAGGCGCCGCGCTCGCGCTGGATCGCGGAGTTCGTCGGCGACGTCAATTTGTTCGAGGGCGAGTTCAAATTGCGCGACGGTCATCGCCTGATCATCGCCACGCGCGAGGCCGGGACCTTGGTTGCGGCCGAGCCGCGCGAACCGGTGAGCGAGGCGAAATTGTCGGTCGCGATCCGGCCCGAGAAGGTCAAGCTCTCGCGCCGCGGCCCGGTGTTTGAGGCCGGTCGTGAAACGGCGATCAACAGTCTGGACGGTGTGATCGCCGACATCTGCTATCTCGGCGGCACCACCACCTATAAGGTGAAGCTCGACGACGGCGGAATGGTGCAAGCTTCAGTCGTCAACAGCGCGCGTCTCGACGTCGACGCCTACAGCG
- a CDS encoding glycerol-3-phosphate dehydrogenase, whose translation MADYDLAIIGGGLNGVSLARDAAGRGLRVILFEQGDLGAGASSATPRLIHGDLSVLERRGFWRVRRALAERRTWLRIAPHLVRPMHFVIPAHSEERPPWLLRAGLLLYDSLSSRNGLPVATTLDITHHPVGNALKRPFGTAFEYSDCVVDDSRLVVLTALDAAERGAVIRTGARCVRADRTDTWRLAVVDRGHRRTITARALANATGAWTPMVAETVLRQPQPAMAATQMSQIIVPRLFYSDNVYVFQNNDGRLIFAQPFERDFTLIGTVTHEFTGDPAIVAMPGADISYLCEAASRYFREHVTPIDVVRTVSGVNLTLASVRQRDGTTLFHVRRREAPLITMFGGDVTTSRLRAERAITKLTPFYPMSPRWTAGVALPGGDFAWDRFDTEVDLARDRWRFLSEPQAQRLVAAYGSRLPAVLGEAKTHEELGPAFGPELTGAEVRYLMNNEWARFPDDILWRRSKLGLTMPAADRDALAAFMSDVNDPFRTG comes from the coding sequence ATGGCGGATTACGACCTTGCGATCATCGGCGGCGGCCTGAACGGTGTCAGCCTCGCGCGCGATGCGGCTGGCCGTGGCCTGCGGGTCATCCTGTTCGAGCAGGGCGATCTCGGCGCCGGCGCGTCATCGGCGACCCCGCGGCTCATTCATGGCGATCTGTCGGTTCTGGAGCGGCGCGGGTTCTGGCGGGTGCGGCGGGCGCTGGCAGAGCGCCGGACCTGGCTCAGGATCGCGCCGCATCTGGTCCGGCCGATGCACTTCGTCATCCCCGCCCATTCCGAGGAACGCCCGCCATGGCTGCTGCGTGCCGGCCTGTTGCTTTATGACAGCCTCTCCAGCCGGAATGGGCTGCCTGTCGCGACGACCCTCGACATCACGCATCATCCGGTCGGCAACGCGCTGAAGCGTCCGTTCGGCACGGCGTTCGAATATTCGGACTGCGTCGTCGATGATTCCCGCTTGGTGGTGCTCACGGCGCTCGATGCCGCCGAACGTGGTGCGGTGATCCGGACCGGGGCGCGCTGTGTCCGCGCCGACCGAACCGACACCTGGCGGCTTGCGGTGGTCGATCGTGGCCACCGCCGCACGATCACGGCACGGGCCCTGGCCAACGCCACCGGCGCCTGGACGCCGATGGTCGCGGAGACGGTGCTGCGGCAGCCGCAGCCCGCCATGGCCGCCACGCAGATGAGCCAGATCATCGTGCCGCGGCTGTTCTATTCCGATAACGTCTACGTTTTCCAGAACAACGATGGACGACTGATCTTTGCCCAGCCCTTCGAGCGCGACTTCACCCTGATCGGCACGGTGACGCATGAGTTCACCGGCGATCCCGCGATCGTGGCGATGCCGGGAGCCGACATCAGCTACCTCTGCGAGGCGGCCAGCCGCTATTTCCGCGAGCACGTGACCCCGATCGACGTGGTCCGGACGGTCTCCGGCGTCAACCTGACGCTGGCGTCGGTGCGGCAGCGCGATGGCACGACCCTGTTCCACGTGCGCCGGCGCGAGGCGCCGCTGATCACCATGTTCGGCGGCGACGTCACGACGTCGCGCCTGCGCGCGGAGCGAGCGATAACGAAGCTGACGCCGTTCTATCCGATGTCGCCGCGCTGGACCGCTGGCGTGGCGCTACCGGGTGGAGATTTTGCCTGGGATCGTTTTGACACCGAGGTCGATCTCGCACGTGACCGCTGGCGCTTTCTTTCGGAGCCGCAGGCCCAACGCCTGGTCGCGGCCTATGGCTCGCGCCTGCCCGCGGTGCTCGGCGAGGCGAAGACCCATGAAGAGCTCGGCCCCGCCTTCGGTCCCGAACTGACCGGCGCCGAAGTACGTTACCTGATGAACAATGAATGGGCGCGCTTCCCCGACGACATCCTGTGGCGCCGCTCCAAGCTCGGCCTGACCATGCCCGCGGCGGACCGCGACGCGCTGGCCGCGTTCATGTCGGATGTGAACGATCCTTTCCGAACCGGTTGA
- a CDS encoding EAL and GGDEF domain-containing protein produces the protein MAEKNWHVGSTLPIAVQAVLCLAGAVAPARAFALSDSFTAPGDLAKLDPSVIWEVLIAGIVVCSFLAAIALWIHSSLRRTRRLQLRRNAFVSSAMNNLNQGVVMTDAQRRVIFCNDRYLDIYGLTRSDVRANMNGYELLALRRKRGVLGGASDDEFYEKAASSNGLITELPDGRAILVKFHVLPNGGSVATHLDVSEQRRLSQQLASTKQFLETVLDNVPACVAAKNIEDGCYIFANTAYERFWGFSRDHVVGKNARELFAPASAASIEAADRAALNSPDGQFRNEFEVERGGERRMVASIRIAVRNDSNRPGFLLLVFEDITDRRSLSQELESTKKFLELVVDNIPVALIVEQVKDGRYLLANRSAETILNRRREEATGLTAADIFNPKEAKLIIARDEAAIKKRGMITEEHPISTKDGLRLFLTRRATVLSDAGEPQYLIKTHEDVTDRRQTESRMAHMAYHDGLTDLPNRAAFLQALTQMIEACEGTGEEFAVLCVDLDGLKEVNDVFGHALGDKLLIEVAQRLQDSARGGVVARLSGDEFGLILDGKQPEAGLALAQQIAEAVAKEFQIDGRPVRAGITTGMSIFPHNGADGASLLANAGAALFRAKQKSRGTISLYQPEMDQQIRDRRVLHQDLSMAIKNGELSLAFQPQGAAGHSVADSEIIGFEALARWQHPVRGQVSPADFIPIAEESGLIVEMGEWILREACREAASWPKPLQVAVNLSPAQFMHGDVVGLVHSILIETGLAPGRLELEITEGVLIEDFDRGLALLRRLKSLGVRISMDDFGSGYSSLSYLQAFPFDKIKIDRAFIINLGRNPQSAAIVRAVIDLGHGLEMSIIAEGVETLDQLAFLAKEGCDGVQGYLLGKPLPIGKYAGLVGRAEVMELALKTG, from the coding sequence ATGGCTGAGAAGAACTGGCACGTGGGCAGCACGCTTCCGATCGCTGTGCAGGCCGTCCTGTGCCTGGCCGGCGCGGTCGCGCCCGCGCGCGCCTTTGCGCTGTCGGACAGCTTCACCGCTCCAGGTGATCTCGCCAAGCTCGATCCCAGCGTGATCTGGGAAGTCCTGATCGCGGGCATCGTCGTCTGCTCGTTCCTCGCCGCGATCGCGCTGTGGATCCATTCCTCGCTGCGCCGGACCAGGCGCTTGCAGCTGCGGCGCAATGCCTTCGTCTCCTCCGCCATGAACAATCTCAACCAGGGCGTGGTGATGACGGACGCGCAGCGGCGCGTCATCTTCTGCAACGACCGCTATCTCGATATCTATGGCCTGACGCGGTCGGATGTCCGGGCCAACATGAATGGCTACGAACTCCTCGCGCTGCGACGCAAGCGCGGGGTGCTCGGCGGCGCCTCCGACGACGAGTTCTACGAGAAGGCGGCAAGCAGCAACGGTTTGATCACCGAATTGCCGGATGGACGGGCCATCCTGGTGAAATTTCACGTGCTGCCGAACGGCGGCTCGGTGGCGACGCATCTCGACGTCAGCGAACAGCGCAGGCTGTCGCAGCAGCTCGCCTCCACCAAGCAGTTCCTGGAAACGGTGCTGGACAACGTGCCGGCCTGTGTTGCCGCGAAGAACATCGAGGACGGCTGCTACATCTTTGCGAACACCGCCTATGAGCGCTTCTGGGGCTTCTCGCGGGATCACGTCGTCGGCAAGAATGCGCGCGAGCTGTTTGCGCCAGCGTCAGCGGCCAGCATCGAGGCGGCTGACCGGGCGGCGCTCAATTCGCCGGACGGCCAGTTCCGCAACGAATTCGAGGTCGAGCGTGGCGGGGAGCGGCGCATGGTCGCCTCGATCCGGATCGCGGTCCGCAATGACAGCAATCGGCCCGGATTCTTGCTGCTGGTCTTCGAGGACATCACCGACCGCCGCTCACTGTCGCAGGAGCTGGAGAGCACCAAGAAGTTCCTCGAGCTCGTGGTCGACAACATCCCGGTGGCGCTGATCGTCGAGCAGGTCAAGGATGGCCGCTATCTGCTCGCCAACCGCAGCGCCGAGACGATTCTCAACCGCAGGCGCGAGGAAGCCACGGGCCTGACCGCCGCCGATATCTTCAATCCCAAGGAAGCCAAGCTGATCATCGCGCGCGACGAGGCCGCCATCAAGAAGCGCGGGATGATCACCGAGGAGCATCCGATCTCCACCAAGGACGGCCTGCGGCTGTTCCTGACCCGCCGCGCCACCGTGCTGAGCGATGCCGGCGAGCCGCAATATCTGATCAAGACCCACGAGGACGTCACCGATCGCCGGCAGACCGAATCGCGCATGGCGCACATGGCCTATCACGACGGCCTCACCGATCTGCCGAACCGCGCCGCCTTCCTCCAGGCGCTGACCCAGATGATCGAGGCTTGCGAAGGCACCGGTGAGGAATTCGCCGTCCTCTGCGTCGACCTCGACGGCCTCAAGGAGGTCAACGATGTCTTCGGCCATGCGCTCGGTGACAAGCTCCTGATCGAGGTGGCCCAGCGGCTCCAGGATTCGGCGCGCGGCGGCGTGGTGGCGCGCCTGTCCGGCGACGAGTTCGGCCTCATCCTCGATGGCAAGCAGCCAGAGGCCGGTCTGGCGCTGGCGCAGCAAATCGCCGAGGCCGTCGCGAAGGAATTCCAGATCGACGGCCGTCCGGTCCGCGCCGGCATCACCACCGGCATGTCGATCTTCCCGCACAATGGCGCTGATGGCGCCTCGCTGCTTGCCAATGCCGGCGCGGCGCTGTTCCGCGCCAAGCAGAAGTCGCGCGGCACGATCAGCCTCTACCAGCCCGAGATGGACCAGCAGATCCGCGACCGCCGCGTGCTGCACCAGGACCTCTCGATGGCGATCAAGAATGGCGAGCTCTCGCTCGCGTTCCAGCCGCAAGGCGCCGCCGGCCACAGCGTCGCCGATAGCGAGATCATCGGCTTCGAAGCATTGGCGCGCTGGCAGCATCCGGTGCGTGGCCAAGTCTCGCCTGCCGATTTCATCCCGATCGCGGAAGAGAGCGGCCTGATCGTCGAGATGGGCGAGTGGATCCTGCGCGAGGCCTGCCGCGAGGCGGCGTCCTGGCCAAAACCGCTCCAGGTCGCGGTCAATCTGTCGCCGGCGCAGTTCATGCACGGTGACGTGGTCGGCCTCGTCCATTCGATCCTGATCGAGACCGGCCTTGCACCCGGCCGGCTCGAGCTCGAGATCACCGAAGGCGTGCTGATAGAGGATTTCGACCGCGGCCTTGCGCTCTTGCGCCGGCTGAAGTCGCTCGGCGTGCGCATCTCGATGGACGATTTCGGCAGCGGCTACTCCTCGCTGAGCTATCTCCAGGCATTCCCCTTCGACAAGATCAAGATCGACCGCGCCTTCATCATCAATCTCGGCCGCAACCCGCAATCGGCGGCGATCGTGCGCGCCGTGATCGATCTCGGCCACGGCCTCGAAATGTCGATTATCGCCGAGGGCGTCGAGACACTCGACCAGCTCGCCTTCCTTGCCAAAGAGGGCTGCGATGGCGTGCAGGGCTATCTGCTCGGCAAGCCCTTGCCGATCGGGAAATATGCAGGCCTCGTCGGCCGTGCTGAGGTCATGGAGCTTGCGCTCAAGACCGGCTAA
- a CDS encoding NAD(P)/FAD-dependent oxidoreductase, with product MDKVDCVVIGAGVVGLAVARRLAQAGREVIVLEEAEAIGTITSSRNSEVIHAGIYYRAGSWMARMCVGGKHALYRYCAERGIPHKNCGKLIVATSAKETEKLQSIKAHAEANGVIDMQLLSGEATRALEPALACDAALLSPSTGIIDSHAYMLSLRGEAEEAGAAFAFHTPLVRAKATAGGIEIEAGGEAPMTLQCDLLVNAAGLSATTVARNIDGMPLDRIPPAYLAKGNYFSCNARAPFSHLIYPVPEPGGLGVHLTLDMAGQARFGPDVEWIETINYEVDPSRAERFYPAIRKYWPTLPDGALMPSYSGIRPKIVPPAVATQDFLMQGPREHGVAGLINLFGIESPGLTSSLAIADHVAELADI from the coding sequence ATGGATAAAGTCGATTGCGTCGTCATCGGAGCCGGCGTGGTCGGGCTCGCGGTGGCTCGGCGGCTCGCGCAGGCCGGGCGCGAGGTCATCGTGCTCGAGGAAGCCGAGGCCATCGGCACTATCACCTCCTCACGCAACAGCGAGGTGATCCATGCCGGCATCTACTACCGCGCCGGCAGCTGGATGGCGCGCATGTGCGTCGGCGGCAAGCACGCGCTTTACCGCTACTGCGCCGAGCGCGGCATCCCGCACAAAAATTGCGGCAAGCTGATCGTCGCGACCAGCGCGAAAGAGACGGAGAAGCTGCAATCGATCAAGGCACATGCCGAGGCCAACGGCGTGATCGACATGCAGCTGCTTTCGGGCGAGGCCACACGCGCGCTGGAGCCGGCGCTCGCCTGTGACGCCGCGCTGCTGTCGCCGTCGACCGGCATCATCGACAGCCACGCCTACATGCTCTCGCTGCGCGGCGAAGCCGAGGAGGCTGGCGCCGCCTTCGCGTTCCACACGCCACTGGTCCGTGCCAAGGCAACCGCCGGCGGCATCGAGATCGAGGCTGGCGGCGAGGCGCCGATGACGCTGCAATGCGATCTGCTCGTCAATGCTGCGGGGCTCTCGGCAACGACGGTGGCGCGCAACATCGACGGCATGCCGCTGGACCGGATTCCGCCGGCCTATCTTGCCAAGGGAAATTACTTCAGCTGCAATGCAAGGGCGCCGTTCTCGCACCTGATCTACCCGGTGCCCGAGCCCGGCGGGTTAGGGGTGCACCTGACGCTGGACATGGCAGGGCAGGCCCGCTTCGGCCCTGACGTCGAGTGGATCGAGACGATCAATTACGAGGTCGATCCGTCACGCGCGGAGCGCTTCTATCCCGCGATCCGCAAATACTGGCCGACGCTGCCCGACGGGGCGTTGATGCCGAGCTATTCAGGCATTCGCCCGAAGATCGTGCCGCCGGCGGTGGCCACGCAGGATTTTCTGATGCAGGGCCCGCGCGAGCACGGCGTCGCAGGCTTGATCAACCTGTTCGGCATCGAATCGCCGGGACTGACGTCGTCGCTTGCGATCGCCGATCATGTCGCCGAACTCGCAGACATCTAG
- a CDS encoding YdcH family protein produces MTIQAHLVELERKHKLLENELHEALVHLSTDDLQIVELKRRKLMVKDQIERLKQGDTLH; encoded by the coding sequence ATGACAATTCAGGCACATCTTGTTGAATTGGAACGGAAGCACAAACTTCTCGAAAACGAATTGCACGAAGCTCTCGTGCACCTTTCAACAGACGACCTGCAAATTGTTGAGTTGAAGCGCCGGAAGTTGATGGTCAAGGACCAGATCGAGCGTCTGAAGCAAGGCGACACGCTCCACTAG
- a CDS encoding YdcH family protein: MTNENERELEVELTRLQQEHRDLDAAIDALHQSPAPDLLRLQRLKKRKLLLRDRIAFIEDQITPDIIA; encoded by the coding sequence ATGACCAATGAAAACGAGCGTGAGCTCGAAGTCGAGCTCACCCGGTTGCAGCAGGAACACCGAGATCTCGATGCGGCGATCGATGCACTGCATCAATCGCCCGCGCCCGACCTGTTGCGGTTACAGCGGTTGAAGAAGCGTAAGCTCTTGTTACGCGATCGCATCGCGTTCATCGAAGACCAGATTACGCCCGACATCATCGCCTGA
- a CDS encoding GGDEF domain-containing protein: MKKPKRASAAKAKTGRKTSASRSKAAAKRPARPARRETPADATETIKATIRGLRSKLKAAERRVAELEAAADTDFLLEIPNRRGFERELNRAIAYMKRYRASGALIVLDVDRLKPINDSFGHAAGDEVLKAIAATLTRQVRASDVVGRLGGDEFALLLWNLSETDAKAKAAILEQSIDELSFTFQGRHVAAGASAGVALLGAQSDAGRALEEADAAMYVRKAHRRHEPRIRLASS, encoded by the coding sequence ATGAAGAAACCAAAAAGGGCGAGTGCTGCGAAGGCCAAAACGGGCCGAAAGACCAGCGCCAGCCGCTCCAAAGCCGCTGCCAAGCGTCCGGCCAGGCCGGCGCGGCGCGAAACGCCGGCCGATGCCACGGAAACCATCAAGGCGACCATCCGCGGCTTGCGGAGCAAGCTCAAGGCGGCGGAGCGGCGGGTCGCGGAGCTCGAGGCGGCCGCTGACACCGATTTCCTGCTCGAGATTCCGAACCGGCGCGGTTTCGAGCGCGAGCTCAACCGTGCCATTGCCTACATGAAGCGCTACCGCGCCAGCGGTGCGCTGATCGTGCTCGACGTCGATCGGCTGAAGCCGATCAACGATTCCTTCGGACACGCCGCCGGCGACGAGGTGCTGAAGGCGATTGCCGCGACCCTGACGCGGCAGGTCCGCGCCTCGGATGTGGTCGGTCGTCTTGGCGGCGACGAGTTCGCGCTGCTGCTGTGGAATCTCAGCGAGACCGACGCCAAGGCGAAGGCCGCCATCCTCGAGCAGTCGATCGACGAATTGTCTTTCACGTTTCAGGGCCGGCACGTGGCTGCGGGCGCCTCCGCCGGCGTCGCGCTGCTGGGGGCGCAGTCCGACGCAGGCCGCGCCCTCGAGGAAGCCGATGCCGCCATGTATGTGCGCAAGGCGCACCGGCGTCACGAGCCACGGATCAGGCTCGCCAGCAGCTGA
- the purE gene encoding 5-(carboxyamino)imidazole ribonucleotide mutase has translation MTAPIAIIMGSQSDWDTMRHAADTLAALGVAADTRIVSAHRTPDRLFAFARGAKAAGYKVIIAGAGGAAHLPGMAASLTELPVFGVPIESKTLKGLDSLYSIVQMPAGIPVGTLAIGKAGAINAALLAASVLALSDPALSGRLAAWRKAQTEAVAERPEDKA, from the coding sequence ATGACCGCGCCGATCGCCATCATCATGGGAAGCCAGTCGGACTGGGACACGATGCGGCATGCCGCCGATACGCTTGCCGCGCTCGGCGTCGCCGCCGACACCCGCATCGTTTCGGCACACCGCACCCCCGATCGGCTGTTCGCTTTCGCCAGGGGCGCCAAGGCGGCGGGTTACAAGGTCATCATTGCCGGCGCCGGCGGCGCCGCGCACCTGCCGGGCATGGCGGCGTCGCTGACGGAACTGCCGGTGTTCGGTGTCCCCATCGAATCGAAGACGCTCAAAGGCCTCGATTCGCTGTATTCGATCGTTCAGATGCCCGCCGGCATCCCGGTCGGCACCCTCGCCATCGGCAAGGCCGGCGCGATCAATGCGGCGCTACTGGCGGCTTCCGTGCTGGCGCTGTCCGACCCCGCCCTATCCGGTCGCCTTGCCGCCTGGCGCAAAGCGCAGACCGAGGCGGTTGCCGAGCGTCCGGAGGACAAGGCGTGA
- a CDS encoding 5-(carboxyamino)imidazole ribonucleotide synthase, producing the protein MTDARQVKLKPGDTIGILGGGQLGRMLAMAAARLGLRCQMFSPDPDSPAFDVVLNATCAEYADVEALELFANDVDVITYEFENVPAAAAMVLDARRPVLPNRKILETTQDRLAEKDFVTRLGIGTAAYADVTSVSSLREAIARIGLPAVLKTRRFGYDGKGQAIIRKGDDIAKVWTSLATKSAILEAFVPFEREISVIAARSAAGQVECFDVTENEHRDHILKISRAPAPIPDSLAEEARSVAGKIATALDYVGVLAVEMFVLANGTGPKVLVNEIAPRVHNSGHWTLDGASISQFEQHIRAIAGWPLGKPVRHGEVVTMTNLIGDEIKDYDKWLTVPGATVHIYGKGTPRPGRKMGHITEVRPTKGK; encoded by the coding sequence GTGACCGACGCCAGGCAGGTGAAGCTGAAGCCCGGTGACACCATCGGAATTCTCGGCGGCGGACAACTGGGCCGGATGCTGGCCATGGCTGCGGCGCGGCTCGGGCTGCGCTGCCAGATGTTCTCGCCCGATCCGGATTCGCCGGCCTTCGACGTGGTCCTAAATGCGACCTGCGCCGAATATGCCGATGTCGAGGCGCTCGAGCTGTTCGCCAACGACGTCGACGTCATCACCTACGAATTCGAGAACGTGCCGGCGGCCGCGGCGATGGTGCTGGATGCGCGCCGCCCGGTGCTGCCCAACCGCAAGATCCTCGAGACCACCCAGGACCGGCTGGCCGAGAAGGATTTCGTGACGCGGCTCGGCATCGGCACCGCCGCCTATGCCGACGTGACCTCCGTTTCCTCGCTGCGCGAGGCGATCGCGCGAATCGGTCTTCCGGCCGTACTGAAGACCCGCCGCTTCGGTTATGACGGCAAGGGCCAGGCCATCATCCGCAAGGGCGACGACATCGCCAAGGTGTGGACCAGTCTCGCCACCAAATCGGCGATCCTGGAGGCCTTCGTGCCGTTCGAGCGCGAGATCTCCGTGATCGCCGCGCGCTCGGCCGCGGGTCAGGTCGAGTGTTTCGACGTCACCGAGAACGAGCACCGCGACCACATTCTGAAGATATCGCGCGCGCCCGCGCCGATCCCGGATTCTCTCGCCGAGGAAGCGCGCAGCGTCGCCGGCAAGATCGCGACCGCGCTCGACTATGTCGGCGTGCTCGCCGTCGAGATGTTCGTGCTCGCCAATGGCACCGGACCGAAGGTGCTGGTCAACGAGATCGCTCCGCGCGTGCACAATTCCGGACACTGGACGCTTGACGGTGCATCCATCTCGCAATTCGAGCAGCACATCCGCGCCATCGCCGGCTGGCCGCTCGGCAAGCCCGTGCGCCACGGCGAAGTCGTCACCATGACCAATCTGATCGGCGACGAGATCAAGGACTACGACAAGTGGCTGACCGTTCCCGGCGCCACGGTGCACATCTACGGCAAAGGCACGCCGCGCCCCGGCCGCAAGATGGGACACATCACCGAAGTCAGGCCGACGAAAGGCAAGTGA
- the aqpZ gene encoding aquaporin Z: MDMKKYAAEAIGTFWLTFAGCGSAVIAAGFPQVGIGLVGVSLAFGLSVVTMAYAIGHISGCHLNPAVTVGLAAGGRFPAGQILPYVIAQVAGAIVAAWLLYVIASGAPGFDVTKGFASNGYDAHSPGQYSMIVCFLTEVVMTMMFLFIIMGATHGRAPAGFAPLAIGLALVMIHLVSIPVTNTSVNPARSTGPALFVGGWALSQLWLFWVAPLIGGALGGVIYRWLSEEPTGIVAGVKTA; encoded by the coding sequence ATGGATATGAAAAAATACGCCGCGGAAGCCATCGGCACCTTCTGGCTCACATTCGCAGGCTGCGGCAGCGCGGTCATTGCCGCCGGCTTTCCCCAGGTCGGCATCGGTCTCGTCGGTGTGTCCCTGGCGTTCGGGCTCAGCGTCGTCACCATGGCCTATGCGATCGGCCACATCTCGGGTTGCCATCTCAATCCGGCCGTCACGGTCGGCCTTGCCGCCGGCGGGCGCTTCCCGGCCGGCCAGATCCTGCCCTATGTGATCGCCCAGGTGGCGGGCGCGATCGTTGCCGCGTGGCTGCTCTATGTCATCGCGAGCGGGGCGCCCGGATTCGACGTCACCAAGGGCTTCGCGTCCAACGGCTATGACGCGCATTCGCCCGGCCAGTACAGCATGATCGTGTGCTTCCTCACCGAGGTGGTGATGACCATGATGTTCCTGTTCATCATCATGGGCGCCACCCATGGCCGTGCGCCCGCGGGCTTCGCGCCGCTCGCGATCGGGCTCGCGCTGGTGATGATCCATCTCGTCAGCATCCCCGTCACCAACACCTCGGTGAACCCGGCGCGCAGCACCGGTCCCGCGCTGTTCGTCGGCGGCTGGGCGCTGTCGCAGCTCTGGCTGTTCTGGGTCGCGCCATTGATCGGCGGCGCGCTGGGCGGGGTGATCTACCGCTGGCTCAGCGAGGAGCCCACAGGCATCGTCGCAGGCGTGAAGACCGCGTAA
- the rpsU gene encoding 30S ribosomal protein S21: MQVLVRDNNVDQALKALKKKMQREGIFREMKLRGHYEKPSEKKAREKAEAVRRARKLARKKLQREGLLPMKPKPVFGAGPGGDRGGRGGPGAGPRGPR; this comes from the coding sequence GTGCAGGTTCTCGTTCGCGATAACAATGTCGATCAAGCCCTCAAGGCGCTGAAGAAGAAGATGCAGCGCGAGGGAATTTTCCGCGAGATGAAGCTCCGCGGCCATTACGAGAAGCCCTCCGAGAAGAAGGCCCGCGAAAAGGCCGAAGCCGTGCGCCGCGCGCGCAAGCTGGCCCGCAAGAAGCTGCAGCGCGAAGGCCTGCTGCCGATGAAGCCGAAGCCGGTGTTCGGCGCGGGTCCCGGCGGTGATCGCGGTGGTCGTGGCGGCCCCGGTGCGGGTCCGCGCGGACCGCGCTGA